The following coding sequences are from one Pseudomonadota bacterium window:
- a CDS encoding glycoside hydrolase family 15 protein: MDLYSASKRFSTPFDFPGFHEGPLPELEIGDRGIIGDCHTAALVRADGAIDWLCFPRFDSPSVFAALLDRERGGFTSITPRRPFQSLQAYEPDTNVLETLFRVPGQGTVRLTDFMPWSDDPRASIHEIHRRIECRDGAVDLRAVFDPRFHYGLAAPDFNICEHGAHAVDGAGCCRMAAVFGNHTHWERREHGGLKLDFQIRAGQRRWMVISWDAPGVEPLAAYRPFEMLRATRHHWREWVRSLVYDGPWRHHVLRSALVLKLLTFAPTGAMVAAPTTSLPEWPGGTRNWDYRFAWTRDTAFSIRAANRVGARYEAKEFFHFVRDALDHTPKLQVMYAVDGAPVPEEQQLSHLRGYAGSGPVRVGNNARDQVQLDTAGALLMAASLYEESGGSITLRAWRHLRNVVNDVCDGWQQPDHGIWEPRMKPQHNVHSRLMSWTAVDCGMHLAARFGDFQAERKWAAIAARIHGDIMANGLSPDGSYFTGAYGSTDVDASLLVLPMRGFLTPHDPRVLGTIDRVRKSLGSGHFVYRYSGNDGVGGDEGAFVLCGFWLAEALAMGGRLDEAQEVFTAHANATNHLGLLAEEIDPRSGALLGNFPQAFSHLGLINSALQIDWELRARDETPDASVRTREPEGSAPDAAGQRFRKAELGPATK, translated from the coding sequence ATGGATCTGTACAGCGCCTCCAAACGTTTCTCCACGCCCTTTGATTTTCCCGGCTTCCACGAGGGGCCGCTTCCCGAGCTAGAAATCGGCGACCGAGGTATCATTGGTGACTGCCATACGGCCGCGCTGGTGCGTGCCGACGGGGCCATCGATTGGCTGTGCTTTCCGCGCTTCGACAGCCCGAGCGTGTTCGCCGCCCTGCTTGACCGCGAGCGCGGCGGCTTCACTTCGATCACGCCTCGCAGACCCTTCCAGAGCCTGCAGGCCTACGAACCCGACACCAACGTGCTGGAGACGCTGTTCCGCGTCCCTGGACAGGGAACGGTGCGGCTGACGGACTTCATGCCCTGGAGCGACGACCCCCGGGCTTCGATTCACGAGATCCACCGCCGCATCGAGTGCCGGGACGGAGCGGTCGATTTGCGAGCGGTTTTCGACCCGCGTTTTCACTACGGCTTGGCTGCGCCGGACTTCAATATCTGCGAGCATGGAGCACATGCCGTCGACGGCGCTGGCTGCTGCCGGATGGCCGCGGTGTTCGGCAATCACACGCACTGGGAGCGGCGCGAGCACGGCGGCCTGAAGCTCGATTTCCAAATCCGGGCGGGGCAGCGACGCTGGATGGTGATCTCGTGGGACGCACCGGGAGTCGAGCCGCTCGCGGCCTACCGGCCGTTCGAGATGCTGCGTGCCACGCGCCATCACTGGCGTGAATGGGTGAGGAGCCTTGTCTACGACGGCCCGTGGCGCCACCACGTGCTGCGCTCGGCCCTGGTGCTCAAGCTGCTCACCTTCGCTCCCACCGGAGCGATGGTGGCGGCGCCAACCACCTCGCTGCCCGAATGGCCGGGGGGCACGCGCAACTGGGACTACCGCTTCGCCTGGACGCGCGACACGGCGTTTTCCATCCGGGCGGCCAATCGGGTCGGTGCACGATACGAAGCCAAGGAGTTCTTCCACTTCGTACGCGATGCGCTGGATCACACGCCGAAGCTGCAGGTGATGTACGCGGTCGACGGGGCACCGGTGCCCGAGGAGCAACAACTGTCGCACCTGCGAGGCTACGCTGGATCCGGCCCGGTGCGTGTGGGAAACAACGCCCGCGACCAGGTCCAGCTCGACACCGCCGGCGCTCTGCTCATGGCGGCGTCGCTGTACGAGGAATCCGGCGGATCGATCACGCTGCGCGCGTGGCGCCACCTGCGCAACGTGGTGAACGACGTCTGTGACGGCTGGCAGCAACCGGATCACGGTATCTGGGAGCCGCGCATGAAGCCCCAGCACAACGTTCACTCGAGGCTCATGAGCTGGACGGCCGTGGATTGCGGCATGCATCTGGCGGCGCGTTTCGGCGACTTCCAAGCCGAGCGAAAGTGGGCCGCGATCGCAGCCCGAATCCACGGCGACATCATGGCCAACGGCCTCAGCCCGGATGGCTCGTACTTCACCGGCGCCTACGGCAGCACGGACGTGGACGCCTCGCTGCTGGTGCTACCCATGCGGGGCTTTCTCACGCCGCACGATCCACGGGTCCTGGGCACGATCGATCGCGTGCGCAAGAGCCTCGGCTCCGGCCATTTCGTGTACCGCTATTCAGGAAACGACGGCGTGGGCGGCGACGAAGGCGCGTTCGTGCTGTGTGGTTTTTGGCTGGCCGAAGCGCTGGCCATGGGCGGGCGGCTGGACGAAGCACAGGAAGTCTTCACGGCGCACGCAAACGCCACCAACCACCTGGGCTTGCTTGCCGAGGAGATAGACCCGAGATCGGGTGCCCTGCTAGGCAACTTCCCGCAGGCCTTCAGTCACTTGGGTCTAATCAACAGCGCGCTGCAAATCGACTGGGAGCTGCGTGCACGTGACGAGACGCCGGATGCGTCCGTGCGGACGCGGGAACCGGAGGGAAGCGCGCCCGACGCGGCAGGGCAACGTTTTCGCAAGGCGGAGCTAGGACCCGCCACGAAATAA
- a CDS encoding DedA family protein, with protein MTRAQRLPWYRAPASWLRGLYDWTLSWAATRYATHALFVLAFMEASFFPIPPDVLLIALALGAPRRAFSYAAVCTAGSTAGGVLGWYIGHTLWQGLGVYPECPSFNGGGILFRYVPGFTCGGFGVVQARYAEDAWLYLFISAFTPIPYKIFTVASGVFSVGLDVLVPASVLGRGARFFLVGLLIYRFGPPVRRFIETRFEALVIVFGALLVAGFVAVKYLF; from the coding sequence GTGACGCGGGCACAGCGGCTGCCCTGGTATCGAGCGCCAGCCAGCTGGCTGCGCGGATTGTACGACTGGACGCTGAGCTGGGCTGCTACCCGCTATGCCACCCATGCGCTCTTCGTGCTGGCGTTCATGGAAGCGAGCTTCTTCCCGATCCCTCCCGACGTGCTGTTGATCGCCCTTGCGCTGGGAGCGCCCAGACGTGCGTTTTCCTACGCCGCGGTCTGCACCGCGGGTTCCACAGCTGGAGGCGTATTGGGCTGGTACATTGGTCATACGCTCTGGCAGGGCTTGGGCGTGTACCCGGAGTGCCCGAGTTTTAACGGGGGCGGAATACTGTTTCGATACGTTCCCGGTTTCACCTGCGGTGGCTTTGGCGTGGTCCAAGCACGCTACGCGGAAGATGCCTGGTTGTATCTCTTCATTTCAGCTTTTACGCCAATACCGTACAAGATCTTTACCGTCGCCTCGGGGGTATTCTCGGTGGGGCTCGATGTCTTGGTACCCGCCAGCGTGCTGGGTCGCGGAGCCAGGTTCTTCCTGGTTGGCCTGCTGATTTACCGCTTCGGGCCTCCGGTGCGACGTTTCATCGAGACTCGTTTCGAGGCCCTGGTCATCGTCTTTGGGGCGCTGCTGGTGGCCGGATTCGTTGCTGTCAAGTACCTGTTTTGA
- a CDS encoding MoaD/ThiS family protein: protein MPVVIRIPTPLRSLTRGQDEVHASGQDVRQVIDDLDRQFPGLRDQLCDSNGVRRFVNVYANEEDIRFLNNLDTPLKEGDYLSIVPAIAGGRPWRA from the coding sequence ATGCCAGTCGTTATTCGGATCCCTACGCCTTTGAGGAGCCTCACGCGTGGTCAGGATGAGGTCCACGCGAGCGGTCAGGACGTACGTCAGGTGATCGATGACCTCGATCGTCAGTTCCCGGGACTGCGCGACCAGCTGTGCGACAGCAACGGAGTGCGCAGGTTCGTCAACGTGTACGCCAACGAGGAAGACATCCGCTTTCTGAACAACTTGGATACGCCGCTCAAGGAGGGTGACTACCTGAGCATCGTTCCAGCGATAGCCGGTGGTCGTCCCTGGCGCGCATAA
- a CDS encoding Mov34/MPN/PAD-1 family protein: MSTEVERPWVRADLVVLTSVLEQVRAHAREGYPSEACGFLTGPVGEPFLLDGMTREVNEADKYHKLDPERFPRTSRTYFKINELRAGRAFDQGERSGRPIKVIYHSHCDAGAHFSREDAATFSSRGVLMWPCAFVVLSVVQGQISDLKLWVHQSGSDEFREASLTVREG; the protein is encoded by the coding sequence ATGAGCACCGAGGTCGAGCGACCCTGGGTACGCGCCGACTTGGTGGTGCTCACCAGTGTGCTCGAACAGGTGCGAGCGCACGCCAGGGAAGGCTATCCAAGCGAGGCCTGCGGTTTTCTGACGGGTCCGGTGGGCGAGCCTTTCCTTTTGGACGGCATGACGCGCGAGGTCAACGAGGCCGACAAGTACCACAAGCTCGACCCCGAGCGCTTTCCGCGTACCTCCAGAACCTACTTCAAGATCAACGAGCTGCGTGCCGGCAGAGCCTTCGATCAAGGCGAGCGGTCGGGTCGGCCGATCAAGGTGATCTACCATTCGCACTGCGACGCTGGCGCCCACTTCTCGCGCGAAGACGCCGCGACCTTCTCATCACGAGGCGTGCTGATGTGGCCCTGCGCGTTTGTCGTGCTTAGCGTCGTGCAGGGCCAAATCAGCGATCTCAAGCTGTGGGTGCACCAGTCGGGAAGCGACGAATTCCGCGAGGCCAGTCTGACGGTGCGCGAGGGCTGA
- the larE gene encoding ATP-dependent sacrificial sulfur transferase LarE — translation MDGKLGELVAVLENMESAVVAYSGGLDSAFLLKLATDTLGERALGLTAVSPSLPARERLDAQRIASHLGARHEMVESRELNDPNYANNPQNRCYYCKRELYSITDARRVELGFVWVINGTNVDDLGDYRPGLQAASEAGVRSPFVEVGLSKREIRELARDAALDFWDKPAAACLSSRVPYGTRVTPERLSRIERLEEALKALGFIQVRVRLHDDLARIELDAADLRRALEERSQILDAGSRTGFRYITLDLAGYRTGSFNERLPVFK, via the coding sequence ATGGATGGAAAACTGGGTGAGCTCGTTGCTGTGCTGGAGAACATGGAGTCGGCCGTGGTCGCCTACAGCGGCGGGCTCGACAGTGCATTCTTGCTGAAGCTGGCGACAGACACGCTGGGTGAGCGCGCCCTCGGACTAACCGCGGTTAGTCCTTCGCTGCCTGCGCGGGAACGCCTGGACGCGCAGCGCATCGCTTCACACCTTGGGGCACGGCACGAAATGGTGGAGTCGCGCGAGTTGAACGATCCCAACTACGCCAACAATCCCCAGAATCGTTGCTACTACTGCAAGCGCGAGCTTTATTCGATCACGGACGCAAGACGCGTCGAGCTTGGCTTTGTCTGGGTCATCAACGGCACCAACGTTGACGACCTCGGCGACTACCGGCCCGGCTTGCAGGCGGCCAGCGAGGCCGGCGTCCGCAGCCCCTTTGTGGAAGTGGGCCTAAGCAAGCGTGAGATCCGCGAGCTTGCACGCGACGCGGCGCTGGACTTCTGGGATAAGCCGGCCGCAGCCTGCCTGAGCTCGCGCGTTCCCTATGGGACCCGCGTGACGCCCGAGCGCCTGAGTCGAATCGAGCGCCTGGAGGAGGCATTGAAGGCCCTGGGGTTCATCCAGGTCAGGGTGAGGCTCCACGACGATCTGGCTCGTATCGAGCTAGACGCAGCCGATCTCCGTCGCGCGCTCGAGGAGCGTTCGCAAATCCTCGACGCGGGCAGCCGAACCGGCTTCCGCTACATCACGCTTGACCTGGCCGGCTATCGCACCGGGTCCTTCAACGAGCGTCTGCCCGTGTTCAAGTGA